The Sporomusaceae bacterium genome window below encodes:
- the gcvH gene encoding glycine cleavage system protein GcvH — protein MNNPQELKYSREHEWVRVEGNRATVGITDFAQHQLGDVVFVEVPTLGAAVTAGQGFSVVESVKAVSDIYAPLSGTVAAVNDALNDTPEIINGDPYGDGWIAVIEMSNPGELDALLDAAGYEKFTAEGGH, from the coding sequence ATGAATAATCCGCAGGAACTTAAGTACTCGCGCGAACATGAATGGGTCAGGGTGGAAGGCAACCGGGCGACGGTGGGGATCACCGATTTCGCCCAGCACCAGCTTGGCGACGTGGTTTTTGTCGAGGTGCCGACGCTGGGAGCGGCGGTAACCGCCGGTCAGGGCTTTTCGGTGGTCGAGTCGGTGAAGGCGGTGTCCGACATTTACGCGCCGCTTTCCGGGACGGTGGCGGCGGTCAACGACGCGCTCAACGACACGCCGGAGATTATCAACGGCGATCCCTACGGCGACGGCTGGATCGCGGTCATCGAGATGAGCAACCCCGGCGAGCTCGACGCTCTGCTCGACGCCGCCGGGTATGAGAAGTTTACGGCGGAGGGAGGCCATTAG
- the gcvT gene encoding glycine cleavage system aminomethyltransferase GcvT, with protein MAEKTPLYETHLKYGGKIVEFGGWLLPVQYGGILAEHRAVREQAGLFDVSHMGEVAVKGPEALAYLQKVVTNDVAKMSDTQVQYSPMCYPDGGTVDDLLIYRYGPEDYLLVINAANIAKDWDWLRDNSAGFNVKLANLSAETAELALQGPAARAILAKLTAAPLDRLGYYWFLPEAEVAGRRVMVSRTGYTGEDGFEIYCRPADAAPLWEAVMEAGAPLGLAPAGLGCRDTLRFEACMPLYGHELSPTISPVEAGLTRFVSLDKGDFNGRAVLAAQKEAGPPRKIAGFVLTERGVARAEYPVLADGRRIGIVTTGSYAPTLDKNLGMALVEAAYAKPGTGLAVEIRGKAVAAEVIPRPFYKREGK; from the coding sequence ATGGCCGAGAAGACGCCCTTATACGAAACCCATCTGAAGTACGGCGGCAAGATCGTCGAGTTCGGGGGGTGGCTGCTGCCTGTCCAGTATGGCGGCATCCTTGCCGAGCACCGGGCGGTGCGGGAGCAGGCGGGCCTGTTCGATGTGTCCCACATGGGAGAGGTGGCGGTAAAGGGTCCGGAGGCGCTGGCCTACCTGCAGAAGGTGGTGACCAACGATGTGGCGAAGATGTCTGATACCCAGGTGCAGTATTCGCCGATGTGCTACCCGGACGGCGGCACGGTCGACGATCTGCTCATCTACCGCTACGGGCCCGAGGATTACCTGCTGGTGATCAACGCCGCGAATATCGCCAAGGACTGGGATTGGCTCCGGGATAACAGCGCGGGCTTCAACGTGAAGCTCGCCAATCTGTCGGCGGAAACGGCGGAACTGGCGCTGCAGGGGCCGGCGGCGCGGGCGATCCTTGCGAAGCTGACTGCCGCGCCCCTGGACCGGCTCGGCTATTACTGGTTTTTGCCGGAGGCCGAGGTGGCCGGGCGGCGGGTGATGGTGTCGCGCACCGGGTATACGGGCGAGGACGGGTTCGAGATCTACTGCCGCCCCGCGGATGCCGCGCCCCTGTGGGAAGCGGTCATGGAGGCGGGGGCGCCGCTGGGGCTGGCGCCGGCCGGGCTGGGGTGCCGCGATACGCTGCGGTTCGAAGCCTGTATGCCGCTCTACGGGCACGAGCTATCGCCGACGATTTCGCCGGTGGAAGCGGGGCTGACCCGCTTCGTGAGTCTCGATAAAGGGGATTTCAACGGCCGGGCGGTGCTGGCCGCGCAGAAAGAGGCGGGGCCGCCGCGCAAGATCGCGGGCTTCGTGTTGACCGAGCGCGGTGTGGCGCGGGCGGAGTATCCGGTTCTGGCCGACGGCCGGCGGATCGGGATTGTGACGACCGGCTCGTACGCGCCGACATTGGATAAAAACCTTGGGATGGCGCTGGTGGAGGCCGCGTACGCCAAGCCGGGAACCGGCCTCGCGGTCGAGATCCGCGGCAAGGCGGTGGCTGCCGAAGTTATCCCGAGGCCATTTTATAAAAGAGAGGGGAAATAA
- a CDS encoding carbon-nitrogen family hydrolase, whose protein sequence is MKVALLQMDIALGDVAANRRKAEAMLAAGLARGARLFVLPEMWTTGYKLAEIDRLAEPADGPTMAMLTAFARGHGVEIISGSIAEARDGRVYNTCYAIGADGEVIAKYSKIHLIGLMAEDRYLAPGDSRVAFELSFGPAGMIICYDLRFTELPRAMALEGCRTLFVPAEWPASRGAHWRALNIARAIENQMFVIAVNRVGSDESNVFYGHSLAVDPWGEVLAEGSEAGEEVLVVEVDFAAGEEIRRRMPVFADRRPQLY, encoded by the coding sequence ATGAAGGTTGCGCTGCTGCAGATGGATATTGCGCTCGGCGATGTGGCCGCCAACCGCCGCAAGGCGGAGGCGATGCTCGCTGCGGGGCTGGCGCGCGGCGCGAGGCTGTTCGTATTGCCGGAGATGTGGACGACAGGCTACAAGCTGGCGGAGATAGACAGACTGGCCGAGCCGGCCGACGGCCCGACGATGGCGATGCTGACGGCGTTCGCCCGCGGGCACGGGGTGGAGATCATCAGCGGGTCGATCGCCGAGGCGCGGGACGGGCGGGTCTACAATACCTGCTATGCCATCGGCGCCGACGGCGAGGTGATCGCAAAGTACAGCAAGATCCACCTCATCGGCCTGATGGCGGAGGACCGCTACCTCGCTCCCGGCGACAGCAGGGTGGCTTTTGAGCTGAGCTTCGGCCCCGCCGGGATGATTATCTGCTATGACCTGCGGTTTACCGAATTGCCGCGGGCCATGGCGCTGGAAGGGTGCCGGACGCTGTTCGTCCCCGCCGAGTGGCCTGCGTCGCGGGGCGCGCACTGGCGAGCGCTCAATATCGCCCGGGCGATCGAGAATCAAATGTTTGTCATCGCCGTCAACCGGGTCGGCAGCGACGAGAGCAACGTATTTTACGGCCATTCGCTGGCCGTCGACCCGTGGGGCGAGGTGCTGGCGGAAGGCTCGGAGGCCGGCGAGGAGGTGTTGGTCGTGGAAGTGGATTTCGCGGCCGGGGAGGAGATCAGGCGGCGGATGCCGGTGTTCGCCGACCGCCGGCCGCAGTTGTATTAA
- a CDS encoding DUF3795 domain-containing protein, producing the protein MTDRNFTACCGLYCKDCIPANRALYETVGKLERLLTDLNFAKYAAYKAGGNAAFAGYPTFAAVLQAIKGLECRKLCGDGGGKPGCAVRKCAMEKNYAGCWECGAFRECGLLAPLKANHEDLAHNLAMIGEHGADDWAPKRGRHYRWDEAPRKS; encoded by the coding sequence ATGACGGACAGAAATTTCACGGCGTGCTGCGGGCTGTACTGCAAGGACTGCATCCCGGCCAACAGGGCGCTGTACGAGACGGTGGGCAAACTGGAACGCTTGCTGACAGACCTGAATTTCGCTAAGTATGCTGCATACAAGGCCGGCGGCAACGCCGCTTTCGCAGGCTATCCGACGTTCGCCGCCGTGCTGCAGGCGATAAAAGGGCTGGAATGCCGCAAACTGTGCGGCGATGGAGGCGGCAAACCGGGCTGCGCGGTGCGGAAGTGCGCCATGGAGAAGAACTACGCCGGCTGCTGGGAGTGCGGTGCGTTCCGGGAATGCGGGCTGCTGGCGCCATTGAAGGCCAACCATGAGGATTTGGCGCATAACCTGGCGATGATCGGCGAGCACGGCGCTGACGATTGGGCGCCGAAGCGGGGCCGGCATTATCGCTGGGACGAGGCGCCGCGGAAGTCGTAG
- a CDS encoding 4Fe-4S binding protein, with translation MKIDQEKCVGCGSCLPYCPANAIKMAEATACIELDECVECGVCRRVAVCPVDAIEQQPLEWPRAVRAIYSDPLNIHKETGLAGRGTEEIKTNDVTGRFKRGFVGIALEIGRPGIGARLRELEKLSMALARYGVEFEPKNPLTNLINPVTGELPPEIRDEKVLSAIIEFAVPESELLAVLEVVRKTGATLETVFSVDVACRAGLEVRWPMLATLREAKTYFRPNAKINVGLGRPLVE, from the coding sequence GTGAAAATTGATCAGGAAAAGTGTGTCGGCTGCGGCAGTTGTCTTCCCTATTGCCCGGCTAATGCGATCAAAATGGCGGAGGCGACCGCGTGCATCGAGCTCGACGAGTGCGTCGAGTGCGGAGTATGCCGCCGGGTCGCCGTCTGTCCGGTGGACGCCATCGAGCAGCAGCCGCTGGAGTGGCCGCGGGCAGTGCGGGCCATCTACAGCGATCCGCTGAATATTCATAAGGAGACCGGCCTTGCCGGCCGCGGCACGGAGGAGATCAAGACAAACGATGTCACCGGGCGGTTCAAGCGCGGGTTTGTGGGCATTGCCCTGGAGATCGGCCGGCCCGGTATCGGGGCGCGGCTCAGGGAGCTGGAGAAGTTGTCGATGGCGCTGGCCCGCTACGGAGTCGAATTCGAGCCGAAGAACCCGTTGACCAACCTGATAAACCCCGTCACCGGCGAGCTGCCGCCGGAGATCCGCGATGAGAAGGTGCTGTCGGCGATCATCGAGTTTGCCGTGCCGGAGAGTGAACTGCTGGCGGTGCTGGAGGTTGTCCGCAAGACGGGCGCGACGCTGGAGACGGTGTTCAGCGTGGACGTCGCCTGCCGCGCCGGGCTTGAGGTCCGCTGGCCGATGCTGGCGACGCTCCGTGAGGCGAAGACATATTTCCGCCCGAACGCGAAGATTAACGTGGGGCTTGGCCGGCCCCTGGTGGAATAG